A window from Armatimonas rosea encodes these proteins:
- a CDS encoding glycosyltransferase — MFSTEVGLKTQYQNWRESLTRLAPPLTPEWIVIDWYREDGLLERLPFLPSGLKARLRSQLTLSAGLRHQHFDGLLIGAPAVTYNHRSLLARQPYFVAIDCTPSQLTGMGDFYNKHQSRIGAYERWKEQARCDFYQKARLLFPWSHWAAQSMIEDYGADASRVEVVPPGVDLNRWAMPERTLDGALHILFVGGDFVRKGGDLLLDWAHKTRKKNWHLHLVTRDQVPTQHPNVHVYNHLSPNDPALVALYQKAHLFVLPTRADCYSLAGIEAMAAGLPVLLGNVGGIGDIVRDGETGYLLPPNDSDALIERMEFLMSAPAHVQTMGTAARRDAEQRFDCEKNVGTILGRIDSALRAL; from the coding sequence CAGAAGTTGGGCTCAAGACACAGTACCAAAACTGGCGGGAGAGCCTCACCCGGCTTGCTCCTCCCCTCACCCCTGAGTGGATTGTCATTGACTGGTACCGTGAAGATGGGCTCCTCGAGCGTCTCCCCTTTCTTCCGAGTGGGCTCAAGGCACGCCTACGCTCCCAGCTCACGCTCAGCGCCGGGCTCCGCCACCAGCACTTCGACGGCCTGTTAATCGGTGCCCCTGCGGTCACGTACAACCACCGCAGCCTGCTCGCACGCCAGCCCTACTTTGTTGCGATCGACTGCACTCCCTCCCAGCTCACGGGCATGGGAGACTTCTATAACAAGCACCAAAGCCGCATTGGAGCCTATGAGCGCTGGAAGGAGCAGGCCCGCTGCGACTTCTACCAAAAAGCACGTCTTCTCTTTCCCTGGTCCCACTGGGCCGCCCAGAGCATGATCGAGGACTACGGCGCGGATGCGTCGCGGGTGGAGGTCGTGCCACCCGGAGTTGATCTGAATCGCTGGGCCATGCCGGAGCGCACCCTCGACGGTGCGCTGCATATCCTCTTTGTGGGTGGAGACTTTGTCCGTAAAGGCGGCGATCTCCTCCTCGACTGGGCCCACAAGACACGCAAGAAGAACTGGCACCTCCATCTGGTCACACGCGACCAGGTTCCCACCCAGCATCCCAACGTGCATGTCTACAACCACCTCAGCCCCAACGATCCCGCCCTGGTCGCGCTCTACCAGAAGGCCCACCTGTTTGTGCTCCCCACCCGTGCCGACTGCTACTCGCTGGCAGGAATCGAGGCGATGGCAGCGGGGCTTCCCGTGCTTCTGGGCAATGTCGGAGGGATCGGCGATATTGTCCGGGATGGTGAGACCGGCTATCTCCTCCCGCCCAACGACAGCGATGCCCTGATCGAGCGGATGGAGTTTCTGATGAGTGCCCCTGCGCACGTGCAGACCATGGGCACGGCCGCACGCCGCGATGCCGAGCAGCGCTTCGACTGCGAAAAAAACGTCGGAACGATCCTCGGGCGTATCGACAGCGCGCTTAGAGCACTTTAA
- a CDS encoding FKBP-type peptidyl-prolyl cis-trans isomerase, translated as MNSHPIVKPIVIALGVLVALFIVGKFLAPKDPPPAPEATPIAQASPGAAGAKASDADGPKAKLGPKAVTTASGLKYEDLKVGTGKEAKDGLSVEVHYTGWLTNGTKFDSSKDHGDSYKLTLPGQVITGWNEGIPGMKEGGTRKLVIPAALGYGDQGQGEIPPGATLVFEIELLKVN; from the coding sequence ATGAATAGTCATCCTATTGTCAAACCTATCGTCATTGCACTCGGTGTCCTCGTGGCACTGTTTATCGTCGGTAAGTTCCTTGCTCCCAAGGATCCCCCGCCCGCCCCGGAGGCCACTCCGATTGCGCAGGCGTCGCCGGGGGCAGCCGGAGCCAAGGCAAGCGATGCAGACGGACCCAAGGCAAAGCTCGGCCCGAAAGCCGTCACCACGGCATCGGGCTTGAAGTACGAGGACCTGAAAGTCGGGACGGGAAAAGAGGCAAAGGACGGTCTGAGTGTCGAGGTTCACTACACCGGCTGGCTGACCAACGGCACCAAGTTCGATTCGTCGAAGGACCATGGCGACTCCTACAAGCTGACCCTGCCCGGGCAGGTGATCACGGGCTGGAACGAGGGCATCCCCGGCATGAAGGAAGGTGGCACCCGCAAGCTTGTCATCCCGGCCGCGCTGGGCTATGGCGATCAGGGCCAGGGGGAGATCCCGCCTGGTGCCACTCTCGTGTTTGAGATCGAGCTCCTCAAGGTGAACTAA
- a CDS encoding FKBP-type peptidyl-prolyl cis-trans isomerase — MPTSTKTPGRKKRGGGGCCGCLIVLILLLVGLLWLARKWAPNHLNRGLAWGRSQAVTRYPVLNRWLPEPPGSRPVSVFEPPVAPSASPAPEATAASPVPPSPAPTPSPTPTATLDAGAPTELVVGTGAEAKLGQTVQVRYGAGKPADAPEMFMIGASEVDSALEAGVKGMKVGGKRRLGTLEVELVKVL, encoded by the coding sequence ATGCCCACGAGCACGAAGACTCCAGGACGGAAAAAGCGCGGCGGTGGTGGCTGTTGTGGCTGCCTGATTGTCCTGATTCTCTTGCTCGTGGGCCTGCTCTGGCTCGCACGGAAGTGGGCTCCCAATCATCTGAATCGCGGGCTGGCTTGGGGACGTAGCCAGGCGGTGACGCGCTACCCTGTTCTCAACCGCTGGCTCCCTGAGCCCCCGGGGAGCCGGCCTGTCTCGGTCTTTGAGCCGCCGGTTGCGCCGAGCGCGAGTCCGGCCCCGGAGGCAACGGCCGCCTCCCCTGTCCCTCCCTCACCCGCACCAACTCCGTCGCCCACCCCGACCGCAACCCTGGACGCGGGAGCGCCCACGGAACTCGTCGTGGGCACCGGGGCCGAGGCAAAGCTGGGCCAGACCGTGCAGGTCCGCTACGGTGCCGGCAAGCCCGCCGATGCGCCGGAGATGTTCATGATCGGGGCGAGCGAGGTCGATTCTGCTCTGGAGGCGGGGGTCAAGGGAATGAAGGTGGGCGGGAAGCGCCGCCTGGGTACGCTCGAAGTCGAGCTCGTTAAAGTGCTCTAA